A single window of Onychomys torridus chromosome 8, mOncTor1.1, whole genome shotgun sequence DNA harbors:
- the Nkiras2 gene encoding NF-kappa-B inhibitor-interacting Ras-like protein 2 yields MGKSCKVVVCGQASVGKTSILEQLLYGNHVVGSEMIETQEDIYVGSIETDRGVREQVRFYDTRGLRDGAELPRHCFSCTDGYVLVYSTDSRESFQRVELLKKEIDKSKDKKEVTIVVLGNKCDLQEQRRVDPDVAQHWAKSEKVKLWEVSVADRRSLLEPFIYLASKMTQPQSKSAFPLSRKNKGSGSLDG; encoded by the exons ATGGGGAAGAGCTGCAAGGTGGTCGTGTGCGGCCAGGCCTCTGTGGGCAAAACTTCCATTCTTGAGCAGCTCCTGTACGGGAACCATGTTGTGG GTTCTGAGATGATTGAGACCCAGGAAGACATCTATGTAGGCTCCATTGAGACGGACCGAGGGGTGCGGGAGCAAGTGCGTTTCTATGATACTCGGGGTCTCCGAGATGGAGCCGAGCTGCCCAGGCACTGCTTCTCCTGCACTGATGGCTACGTCCTGGTCTACAGCACAGACAGCCGAGAATCGTTTCAGCGCGTTGAGCTGCTCAAGAAGGAAATCGACAAGTCCAAGGACAAGAAGGAG GTCACCATCGTGGTCCTTGGCAACAAGTGTGACCTGCAGGAGCAGCGTCGTGTAGACCCGGATGTGGCACAGCATTGGGCCAAGTCGGAGAAGGTGAAACTGTGGGAGGTGTCAGTGGCTGACCGCCGTTCCCTCCTGGAGCCTTTCATCTACCTGGCCAGCAAGATGACCCAGCCCCAGAGCAAGTCTGCCTTCCCTCTCAGCCGCAAGAACAAGGGCAGTGGTTCCCTGGATGGCTGA